Genomic window (Eremothecium sinecaudum strain ATCC 58844 chromosome VI, complete sequence):
TATCCCGATTATTTGCTTCATACTTTTCCTCGGACTCCAAATACTTCCAGTCTAATGGTGTAAATACTTCATGTAACCTAACTCGTCTGTGAGCATATAATAAAACTGTTATCCCAGATTCTTGAAGATTGTCCTTTTCGTATAGGCTAGTTATCTGCGCAAACACACCAATGTCATGAACCTCATTTATATCGGTGATAGCTTCTAGATCCTTTTCACTTTCCTTAACCAAGAATACAGACACATACGGCTGGTTTTTTTCCATTATCCTCTTTAAGGCTTCTATAAGTTGTGGATTTTTAATGGTAATGGTATTATAAAACCCCGGAAATAAAGGTCGATTCCTTACCGATAGTACTATTAACGGAGGATAAGTTTCCCTAGGATGAAAGCGATTTCCCTGCGCAATCCAGCctttattatcatcatcatttgATGATAAATTATTCGAAGCTCTTTGCGCTGTTCCTCCGAAGGAAGTTGAAGTATTTACATCACGCATGATATTCGAGCTCTCCTCAATACTTGTTTCTTCTGGATTTTTTTCTTCCTCGTTCCTTGATGAAGGTTCATTATTCTCATTATTCTCAACATTCGCTTCCTTTAATTTCATACTGTGTAACCACTCTGCATCGAAATTCTCGCGCATTATACTACTCATTGGATTTGTAATTTCTTCTATAAATAACCTTGAGTGTATTTCAACTGAATTAACAACTGATTTCGGGTTCTCATTATCATAGTTCTTAATCAAGGTAGCTGCATATCGTGAATCAATTCGACGTTGCAGTCTATGAACAGATACCCGACTTACCGGTCTTAAAATAGTTCTGCAAAACATCAGTGGTGACAAAAACTCTCAGATGTAATATTTAGTCCTTTTAGGTTCTCTAGAGTGTCTAGGTGTGTATTGGGATTCTCTGTTTTTGGAGGGTGGCAAAACGCCATTCGGAATTTCTAGGTTTTTTTTCTTAAATATATGATGCACTGCCAGAATAAAGACACTGATAGACGAACATTATGATTACGTTCATTAGcgtatatatattttattGTTTTAAGGTCCTTAAATGTTTAGTAGGACCTATATATCTAGCTTGGCCTTTACAATGCATTCAAGAAAGAATAACTATTAAATTGTAATCTATTTGAAAAGATTGTGTACGAACCTTTACTCAGTGCTATATCAACAATCACACTCGATAATGACTAGATTTATTTACCTTTAATTAGATATCATGTCCGTAACTTCGTCCTGCTGTAAATCCTTATCATCCTGCGATGGGCGATGATCGAGGTTTAACTGCTCATCTAAATCTACAGAATTCGAGTCTCCTAGTTCACCTTCGCCCTCCTCATCCCGTCTTTCAAACATCATTTGATTCTTTACAGCCTGCTGTTGTCTATACTTCGCTAGGTAGATCTTAAGAACTTCCGCATAGTTTTCAAAACCTAAGGCGTGCAGTGATATTAATATGTCCTCGCCGTTAATTGTTTTCCTCTTATCAGTAGCGCATCGGTCGCTTGCTTCACTAGTAACAAATGAAATAAACTCGCTAACGCATTCCTGCATACATTCCTTAGCATCTTTAGACACTTTCGTCGTTACAGGTAATGTGTTTTTCATTAACCTAGCGACGTTGTTTATGGGTAGCCATCTATCTTGTTCCCGTAGTTCCGTTATGTATTGATTGTGCTTTTCTCGTTGTTCAGAACTGGAATCCATTATAAACAGTGTGTATTTGAGCCCCTTACCTCAATCTTTATTGTGTTATTGGATATCCTCTCGTGTTCATAATTAGTGAGGATTTCTCCTAAACATTAATTTTATTTCATCACGCTTTCTTAGGATTGCCGATACTGCCACGGTAGAAGGATTCTAAACACAATCATATAAAGTAAGTTTGATTAGGTTTAGGATGGCATCATTAAGCGAGAAGATTCTTGCGAGGTCAACGAAGGGGGTTACTTTCCTGATGATGGGCCAGTTGTTCAGTAAACTTGTATCATTTATTGTAAACAGTCTGCTGGTAAGATTCCTCTCGCCTAGAATATTTGGAATAACATCCTTTTTAGATTTCCTATCTTCAACTGTTTTATTCTTTAGTCGTGAGGCTATTAGATTGGCTACTTTGAGGATCAAAGCTACAGGAAGTGAGAATGAAACACGGCCAATTTCAAATGATGAGATTGATCATGAAAATCATCCTGCTGTGCTACAATCAGTGGTGAACTTTGCTTACATTCCTATTTGCATTAGTATACCCCTTTCACTTATACTCTGGAAATGGCAGTATTCAAATCTAAATGAGTACTTTATAGAGTTGCCATTTTTTAGGCTATCCGTTAGCTTGGTGTTCCTCTCAATTACCATAGAACTTTTGAGTGAACCATTTTATGTTGTTAACCAATTTATGCTGAATTATAAATTAAGATCCCAAGTGGAAGGTGCAGGGGTTACGGTTTCATGTGTTACTAATTTTATAGTTATCTATTGGTATGAAAATTGGGTTAATGGGTCGGGGGAGATGCTGCATGATAGTCGTAAGCAAGAAGGTATCGCTATTTTGGCATTTGCTCTAGGAAATGTTCTGAAATCAGTgacttttttttttatgtACTTATTTGATTATTTGAGAAGAAGTTTGGGACCTAAGAAGCAATTCTCTATGATACTGACGAAAATTTATTTACCAGAACGGTCATATTCATACTACTTTCAACCAGATATTTTACGTCATTTCAAGAAAGTCTACTTTCAATTATGTTTTAAGCATTTACTGACGGAGGGAGATAAACTGATCATAAATTCTCTTTGCACAATAGAGGAGCAGGGTATTTACTCATTGTTATCAAATTATGGATCTTTACTGACACGTTTATTGTTTGCGCCAATCGAAGAATCATTGCTGATGTTTCTGACTCGATTGTTGGCGAATAAATCCTCAAACAATCTAAAGCTTGCTATTGAAGTTTTCTTGAATTTGGTGAAGTTTTACATATACATCACTATTATAATTGTTATATTTGGGCCGATGAATTCGTCATTTTTATTAAAGTTCCTAGTGGGCTCAAGGTGGTCCAGTACGAACGTACTAGAAACTATAAGGTTCTATTGTTTCTACCTGCCATTTCTTGCCATGAATGGAATAGCTGAGGCATTTTTCATTAGCGTTGCAACAGGTGATCAAATATTACACCATTCTTACTTCATGATGGTCTTTTCTGGTATTTTTCTTTCTAGCTGTTGGTTATTTGTAGGACATCTAAAGCTATCGTTAGAGGGATTGATATTGAGCAACATGATTAATATGTCGCTGCGTATTATTTTCTGCGCTTGGTTTATTAGGAAATTCTACAATAAGCTGGACTTTTACAATGCAAAGAAGCTGTTAACTATATCTACAGATTTTAGCAATGTTAAAAAAATTGGTACCATCTCAATATTTGTTGCAATTCTCGACTGGTACGTTATTGGATATGTTCAAAGCTTCCAGCAGTTAATATCTAATGTTATTTTAGCCGGTGCATTGACAGGATTAATGATCTACGGAGAAAGAGATTTATTAATGCGTTTTATTCGAAAAGAGAATCATGTAAATATAGCCAAAAAAAGCTGAAATTTAAACCAGCAAATTGGACTACTTACATTGCATATGAGCGATACAAGTACTACGGGTTGATTTTTTTTCTCTCACGTTTATTATCTTAGATAATTATTACATGTAAATTTTTACATTTTTTAGACTTTTACATTTTAGCTATTAGAAGTGGACAACCATGTTCAAAAAGTGGTACAAATTTATATCCGGAGTTCGTATATGCATAATATGGATAGATTATGACTTCAAATATTTTAGAGCCTAAAAAATCGAATGAAGTTCGATTTTTTACGTTTAATGTTAACGGTATCAGAACTCTTTTTCAACATTATCCTTTCTCTCGACAGAATGGTTCATTGAGTCAGATATTCCAATCTTTTAAATCAGATATTGTAACTTTACAGGAGCTAAAGATAGATAGGGATGCAGTGGCCAAATGGGGTCGATTAGATAACTATTACTCTTTCATTTCGATTCCTTCTAAGAGGAGGGGATATTCGGGTGTCGGCTGCTGGGTGAGGATTCCAGATGCATCGGATCCAAATAAGAATAGCTTGAAAGTAATTAAGGCAGAAGAGGGCATCACTGGAGTTCTTAAAATCAGAGTTGATGGTCGACTAGTATCATATCGCTCAGATTCTTCAGTAGGAATTGGTGGTTATGAAGAACTACCCTTTCAAGATGATACAGAAGCCGAAGAGCTTGATAGCCAGGGAAGATGCGTAATTATTGAACTGGCATGTAATATTGTTATTATTTCAACATACTGTCCTGCAAATTCCTCTAACAGTGATGAGGGTGAGCTCTTTCGATTAAAGTATTTACGCATATTATTTAAAAGGATACGGAACTTAAAAAATGCAGGAAAATCAGTGGTATTAATGGGAGACATAAACATATGCAGGGATTTAATTGATCATGGAAAGGCTTTGAAATACAATGGAATTGTAATTCGGGATTTAAATTGTGGAAACGTTATAGAAGATAAGTACAGAAGACAGGCATTTGAGTTTATAGCGCACCCTACAATGCAAGGCCGACGTATGCTAAATGAAATGCTTGCTGATTCAATAGATCCGGTTCTAAGACGAACAGGGATTTTAGTTGATACCACTCGATTAATCCAAGGAAGGAACAGGCTTAAAATGTACACTGTTTGGAGCACTTTACGAAATTCTAGACCCGTAAATTATGGCAGCAGGATAGATTATATATTAGTAACGGAAGAATTACAGGACAGAGTTAAAAAAGGCAATATTTGCCCAGACGTAATGGGCTCTGATCATTGTCCTGTATTCATGGATCTTTCTGTAGAAGGTCTCCACAATGTTGAAGAACATCAGTATTTTATACCAAAATTTGAATCTAGGTTCAGGTATAACCTTGCGCACGAATCTATCACAGATATGTTCAAAAAACGGAGAATTGAGGTAAACGGCACCTCAGCACACATTGAAAACTTAGGTAACGAGAATATTAATGCTAAAACTTACAAGACTTTAAAAGTCACACAAGGAGATACTCCAACTATATCAAAATTCCTCCAACAATCCTCCTCATCGCAACTACCGAGAAAAGATACAATTTCAGTAATTGAGGAATCTAGAATGATAGACAATAACAGCAAATATCAAAGGAAACATGACGATGCAAAGAAAAGAAGCCCTGTAAAATCCATGAATTGTATCGAGGCATACTTCGGCAAACCCCCAGTATGTAAACATGGGGAGGACGCTGTATTGAGAACATCTAAAACTTCCACTACCTTTGGAAAAAGATTTTGGACATGCAAAAGACCAAGAGGAGATAAAGGAAATGAAGAAGCATCTTGTGGTTTTTTTCAGTGGAAATAAGCTACAATTAGCATTTGAGGTCTTCTTGTGCGCTTTCAATATAACTTTTCAACCATATCTTATCATCATCAGTAATCGACAGCTTAGTTGGATTAACAGTTTCTTGGATGATTTCTACAACCAATGGAAATCCCAATAATTCATCACCGGAAACGTACGTTGTTAATGCTGAAGTAAAAGTATGATGATCGTGAGAACCAACTCTGACAAATGCAATTCGGTCCGATATATTTAAAAACTCGTAATCGATACTCTCTCCAAAAATACCATGTCCTTTACTCAATGCATTATTTATAAATTGCCTCCATGTCATTTCATCTATTGTTTGTTCTATAACATTTATTGAATCCTGGGTTGTACTTAAAATTAGTTAGTTTTAAATCTTAAATGAATACCTGCCTCGATAAAGGGTTTATTTAACTCACATACATCTTCAACTTGTAATATAGTGAATGTGATATCTGATTAGTAAAACTCTTCATGTCAACACTTTTTACAGGCTATCTTTGCCATATCTAAACTTAACGCCATCTCTAGAGTATTCAGACAATGCATGTTTTATTTATATGTAAAAGCGAACTGCAAATATCACTAATCACGTGCATTATAATCCTACTGCCAAAAATGCTACTAATTGTATAGTGAGAATTTATAGACTTAGATTTTTATACACGTTGCGGGTGCGATTATCGAAGACCACCAGTGTTACCACTATTATCAATACTGTTACCTCCTTCATTGTCAGTATCCGAGTCATGATATCTATCTATGTTCTCGGTGGCGACTTGGTCTTCCAGTTCCTGTTGGGATGAGAGCTCATCACCAACTTCAAATTCGACCTCGTCTACGAATGGAGCTAAATTACTCGCATCATTATCGTGACCAGTGAGTAAATTATCGGCTTCATCGAGGTAATGATCGTGAATTAAGGAAGAGTAACTTGGAGCTCTTCTTCCAACAATCCTGTCCCTAATGCCTCTGAACATGCCTCTACTTTCTGCGCGTAGTAACTGCGCTAAATTTATTGTTCCCCAAAACACAAACGCACCAGTTCTCACAATTGTGTTGACAACCCGGTCTGTTCTATTTTCCTCAATAAGATCATCATCTCCAAGCCTAATTTCTCCGAACCTGGAGAAACCTCCATTTCTTCTAATCCCACGAACATAAACAACGTACATTAGTGCAAAAAAAACTATCCAGAGTATCGTCCAGCAAAATAGCGCTATTCGATCATAAGCACCGTATTTTCTCCTGAACTCCCTTTCTTTACCAGGACAAGGGCGTGGTTTAGTTTGTTTATCTAATTGCAGCCCACCCTGACAAGTTGACATCGGAATTTTCCTGTAAGCTACAGTTTCATAGTATTCAATCAAGTCTGAATCGTCATCACATACCTCTTTTGGATCTGGTGGTTTTAAACCCTTAACTAGTTTACAGACACCGCTTTTGTCTCTGAAAAAGTTGTAGGCGCATTCAAAATCATTTCTGGTACAGGGACAATCCTTAACAACCCTATACCTATCCTTCAATGGGGCCGTTCCTATAAAACAATCGTGTCTAAtctttttcaaatattcCGCTTGATGTCCAAATAAACATTTAGTACCCGGGTGTTTTACGGGGAAATAGGCTAGATCATTCTCTTTGGGTGTTGCAGGATCGAAATGACATTGCCTTTCAAACACATCGGCAAATGATATTGCAAAGGTAACAGTCTGAGTCCCTTCAACATAAGTGGCCTTCGTCATCAACAAAAACCTCATTGACGAGTCTTGTGGAACGGTGATAATGTCATCAATAGTAACCGGATCCTCGCTAAACTGAAAATTGTTCCACGTATTACCAGAATCTATGGAATAAGTAATGCTATTCGCTTCCTTACCATCGGCGGCTAAAACAATTATGCTTCCTCTGTCTCCAAATTCCCACCGTTGTGGGGTTTTAGCCACTTCTTTCCATGTTATTCCACCGTCATCAGATACAAAGGTCGAACATTTCTCATATGGAAGCAAATGGCGACCAACGTTGCCCACAGCTACCAAATATCCGATAGCTGAACTTGAAGTAGAGCTATACCTTACGTCCTTTCTATCTGTATACCCATGCAAGTGCAATGAGCATTTTTTCAAATCCTTACTAGAACAATGATAAGACTTGCCGGTAGAGTCCCTTGCAGGGGGTTGGACGTACCACCAATCTGCACCATCGTTGAATGAAATCATAGTTTTTAgtttcttcaaatttttaAAACTTTTGGAAGGTTGATCATCAACAACATTAATGAGTACAATCCCTTCAAGCCCATCCACAGTATCATAATCAACATAACCTGCTTTGTCTCTGTTAACTTTGTCCTTTAACAGAACAAGGGACGTACCATTTGAATTAGATTTGAAGAGTGAGCCATATTCATTCCCCGATTTCGATTCAGTGGTGATATGGAAAAATACAGCACCATTTTGTGAGGCTACAACGGTATAAGCCTGTTGCTTCTCAACTTTAAAGTTAGCGGGGAATTTACATTCAGCGTAGTTTTCACCATCGACAGTTACGTATGATCTGATTTCATCTTTCCCATGAACGACAGCGACAATCGTATACTGACCAGTGTTGAAAAAACCAACAATGTTTGAAAAAACTTCTTTCTTGTCCTTAAAGAAATTAGTGGATACTTGTAAGGAATTGGTTTTTGTTGTTCTATTTCTAACTTCACAAATTATCATATCTTCATGTACTGGTGACTTGTAAATAGGCCCAACAAATTCACAACTAATCACATCACTTAATAATTCTTCAAATGATTTCCCACCATCTCTTGTAATATAAGCTACACTATGGCATCTGGGGTCGTCAATCGACTTGCAATCCTTACCACCATAGTAAATAAAAGTTGACTCATCTTTAGGGTGGAAAGTAAGTGGTAGAAGCAACTGTTTAGATTTCGGTAGTTCTGTAGATGAAAAAGAGTGCCCTCTATTGTGAGTAATATGTAATTGGTTATCAAGACCAAACAGATAAGCGTCATCTCCAAAATATGGATTAAAAACAGTTTCGACAACAGGAGCCCCCAAATCTAGCTTTTCGATGCTTATCCCACCATCATGCGATATAAAAATTTCAAGTTCCTTCGAAGTGAGTATCAGAGAATCATCCTTCAAGGAATCAAAATACTGGTAAGATTGGAACTCAGATGAAAATTTGGAGCTCGAAACTTGGATCTTATGTCCGGAGTTCATGCTCTTAAAGCATGTATAATCATCAGCAGGGATTTCTATCGGTTCTAGGCATTTATTGCCAAGACTGAGTTGCTTCGAGTGTAAGTATAGAGAGTCCTTATCTTTACATCGGCCAGTTTTCTTGATAAACTCATAATCTAGCATACAGTTTCCAAAGTCGTTCTCAGTAAATTCCGGAGCACATTCATAGTCCTTCAAAGTACACTTACAAGGCTCAACCGTTAAAGAACGTTCTATTTTTGAGTCTTTGTACAAGCACTCTGAATTTTGCAACCTACGTTTGGTCTTATACAAAGAACCACCAATACATTCATAATCTAAAGGAGCCCATTCCTCAAGATCATTATCTGAACAACCGATACCGTTGAATATGTTTCCAAATGAGAGTAATAAATTTGATGATAGTGTTCTTACCAAAAAATCAACACCAGAATTGTCTACTGTTAAGGATACAACTTCCATGTGCTTTAACGGTTGATCAAAATGATAAATCTCCCAAGTATAGCCATGATCCAAAGAATAGTGTAGCTTATCTGTCGAGGTCTTCTGAGATTCGTAAGCAACAATAATATTGCCATAATCGCCATACACAACAGAAACGGCAAATTCAAAAGCTCTATTCCATCGAATACCTCCATCCCTTGATATGAAGGTCATCTTATCACCTCTGGTTACCTTCCTATTATAAGTTGTATCTTTAACAAAACCAGTCCTAATAATAATCCCTGAAGTCTGTTCCATAGGAGTGGAATATAGAGAAGATTCTGGTATAGCATCAAGATATAAGGCGCACTTTTTAGTGTCCCGAATATCACACGGGTAGCCATCTTGGTCCTCATTATCAGCCAACTTACACTGTTCCCACGTTCTTCCAAAATCGGCCGAGAAAAATGATCCGAATGGGTCTTCAGAATAGCCAAATATTGGACCATCATATTTACCATTAAAGTCTAATCGTGTGGCCTCATAAATCTTCTTCGTCAATGGTGTAAACCTAATCCCGCGTGAGTCAGAAATAAAAGACCTCTTTATGGATTTCTTATCTTCATCAAATAAGTTGATGATTAAACGTTTGCCACTACTAACAGCCGAACTGAGCTCTACTTTGTTATGGAGCTCCATTGGAAAGAGGGCTAAATGGAATCCTTTACCATCTGTACTTGTCCATACGGTCTTCTTAGAATGTATGTTATGGAAATCCTCTAACGTTACAATAACCAAGTAATTGGCATAAAATCCAACGTCTAAAATCCTTTTTCCTTCGAGCTCATCCACCGTCGTCAATGGGTTACCGATATCGTCAATTTTATATAAGATCTTTGTCTCATCGCTGTCTCCAATGCAGAATATGGTATTTATTTCACCTAACTCCGACTCCTTAGATTGCCTAGCAAACCTACAGGTAGAATTCTCAATTTTAAGTTCGCTAAATGACTTTCCAGCATCATGAGAGACATAATTCTTAGTTCTTTCTTCTGAGTCTTTCGTAACAATTAGCATAAGTCCTGAGTCCAGTGGGTTTGTTAAAAACTGCATTTCACGGAACTGACTACCGTCGAAAATCTTCTTCCATGTTATGGCCTTGTCCATAGTGAAATAAACCTCTCCACTACCGCTAAATAATACCGCCCTGCGATCCGGGTAGTGTTCATCTATAGCAAAATGTTTAATACCATATTTTTTCTTATATAGTATAGTCCAATCACCATCTTTGCCACCAGCAATATTTTTCGCCATTATACGCTCTTCAGTATTCGCTACTATTCTAGTATCGTCATTAAATGCGACAATGGCGCTGATGTTCTTAATATCAGTCAGTATAGGCTCATTCCGGCCAGATACGCATAGCACTGCAAAGGGCCATAAACCGAGAACCCATAGCCAAAATGAAAGCATAGTGTTTACTGGATGTACCCAAGCGTAACCTTTGATATTTACAATAGGTATTGAATAGTAGGGGCCGCCTAAATT
Coding sequences:
- the HAP3 gene encoding Hap3p (Syntenic homolog of Ashbya gossypii AFR014C; Syntenic homolog of Saccharomyces cerevisiae YBL021C (HAP3)), yielding MDSSSEQREKHNQYITELREQDRWLPINNVARLMKNTLPVTTKVSKDAKECMQECVSEFISFVTSEASDRCATDKRKTINGEDILISLHALGFENYAEVLKIYLAKYRQQQAVKNQMMFERRDEEGEGELGDSNSVDLDEQLNLDHRPSQDDKDLQQDEVTDMISN
- the RFT1 gene encoding glycolipid translocation protein (Syntenic homolog of Ashbya gossypii AFR015W; Syntenic homolog of Saccharomyces cerevisiae YBL020W (RFT1)), which gives rise to MASLSEKILARSTKGVTFLMMGQLFSKLVSFIVNSLLVRFLSPRIFGITSFLDFLSSTVLFFSREAIRLATLRIKATGSENETRPISNDEIDHENHPAVLQSVVNFAYIPICISIPLSLILWKWQYSNLNEYFIELPFFRLSVSLVFLSITIELLSEPFYVVNQFMLNYKLRSQVEGAGVTVSCVTNFIVIYWYENWVNGSGEMLHDSRKQEGIAILAFALGNVLKSVTFFFMYLFDYLRRSLGPKKQFSMILTKIYLPERSYSYYFQPDILRHFKKVYFQLCFKHLLTEGDKLIINSLCTIEEQGIYSLLSNYGSLLTRLLFAPIEESLLMFLTRLLANKSSNNLKLAIEVFLNLVKFYIYITIIIVIFGPMNSSFLLKFLVGSRWSSTNVLETIRFYCFYLPFLAMNGIAEAFFISVATGDQILHHSYFMMVFSGIFLSSCWLFVGHLKLSLEGLILSNMINMSLRIIFCAWFIRKFYNKLDFYNAKKLLTISTDFSNVKKIGTISIFVAILDWYVIGYVQSFQQLISNVILAGALTGLMIYGERDLLMRFIRKENHVNIAKKS
- the APN2 gene encoding DNA-(apurinic or apyrimidinic site) lyase APN2 (Syntenic homolog of Ashbya gossypii AFR016W; Syntenic homolog of Saccharomyces cerevisiae YBL019W (APN2)) — protein: MTSNILEPKKSNEVRFFTFNVNGIRTLFQHYPFSRQNGSLSQIFQSFKSDIVTLQELKIDRDAVAKWGRLDNYYSFISIPSKRRGYSGVGCWVRIPDASDPNKNSLKVIKAEEGITGVLKIRVDGRLVSYRSDSSVGIGGYEELPFQDDTEAEELDSQGRCVIIELACNIVIISTYCPANSSNSDEGELFRLKYLRILFKRIRNLKNAGKSVVLMGDINICRDLIDHGKALKYNGIVIRDLNCGNVIEDKYRRQAFEFIAHPTMQGRRMLNEMLADSIDPVLRRTGILVDTTRLIQGRNRLKMYTVWSTLRNSRPVNYGSRIDYILVTEELQDRVKKGNICPDVMGSDHCPVFMDLSVEGLHNVEEHQYFIPKFESRFRYNLAHESITDMFKKRRIEVNGTSAHIENLGNENINAKTYKTLKVTQGDTPTISKFLQQSSSSQLPRKDTISVIEESRMIDNNSKYQRKHDDAKKRSPVKSMNCIEAYFGKPPVCKHGEDAVLRTSKTSTTFGKRFWTCKRPRGDKGNEEASCGFFQWK
- the POP8 gene encoding ribonuclease P (Syntenic homolog of Ashbya gossypii AFR017C; Syntenic homolog of Saccharomyces cerevisiae YBL018C (POP8); 1-intron in Ashbya gossypii), whose translation is MKSFTNQISHSLYYKLKITTQDSINVIEQTIDEMTWRQFINNALSKGHGIFGESIDYEFLNISDRIAFVRVGSHDHHTFTSALTTYVSGDELLGFPLVVEIIQETVNPTKLSITDDDKIWLKSYIESAQEDLKC
- the PEP1 gene encoding type I sorting receptor (Syntenic homolog of Ashbya gossypii AFR018C; Syntenic homolog of Saccharomyces cerevisiae YBL017C (PEP1)), whose translation is MLSFWLWVLGLWPFAVLCVSGRNEPILTDIKNISAIVAFNDDTRIVANTEERIMAKNIAGGKDGDWTILYKKKYGIKHFAIDEHYPDRRAVLFSGSGEVYFTMDKAITWKKIFDGSQFREMQFLTNPLDSGLMLIVTKDSEERTKNYVSHDAGKSFSELKIENSTCRFARQSKESELGEINTIFCIGDSDETKILYKIDDIGNPLTTVDELEGKRILDVGFYANYLVIVTLEDFHNIHSKKTVWTSTDGKGFHLALFPMELHNKVELSSAVSSGKRLIINLFDEDKKSIKRSFISDSRGIRFTPLTKKIYEATRLDFNGKYDGPIFGYSEDPFGSFFSADFGRTWEQCKLADNEDQDGYPCDIRDTKKCALYLDAIPESSLYSTPMEQTSGIIIRTGFVKDTTYNRKVTRGDKMTFISRDGGIRWNRAFEFAVSVVYGDYGNIIVAYESQKTSTDKLHYSLDHGYTWEIYHFDQPLKHMEVVSLTVDNSGVDFLVRTLSSNLLLSFGNIFNGIGCSDNDLEEWAPLDYECIGGSLYKTKRRLQNSECLYKDSKIERSLTVEPCKCTLKDYECAPEFTENDFGNCMLDYEFIKKTGRCKDKDSLYLHSKQLSLGNKCLEPIEIPADDYTCFKSMNSGHKIQVSSSKFSSEFQSYQYFDSLKDDSLILTSKELEIFISHDGGISIEKLDLGAPVVETVFNPYFGDDAYLFGLDNQLHITHNRGHSFSSTELPKSKQLLLPLTFHPKDESTFIYYGGKDCKSIDDPRCHSVAYITRDGGKSFEELLSDVISCEFVGPIYKSPVHEDMIICEVRNRTTKTNSLQVSTNFFKDKKEVFSNIVGFFNTGQYTIVAVVHGKDEIRSYVTVDGENYAECKFPANFKVEKQQAYTVVASQNGAVFFHITTESKSGNEYGSLFKSNSNGTSLVLLKDKVNRDKAGYVDYDTVDGLEGIVLINVVDDQPSKSFKNLKKLKTMISFNDGADWWYVQPPARDSTGKSYHCSSKDLKKCSLHLHGYTDRKDVRYSSTSSSAIGYLVAVGNVGRHLLPYEKCSTFVSDDGGITWKEVAKTPQRWEFGDRGSIIVLAADGKEANSITYSIDSGNTWNNFQFSEDPVTIDDIITVPQDSSMRFLLMTKATYVEGTQTVTFAISFADVFERQCHFDPATPKENDLAYFPVKHPGTKCLFGHQAEYLKKIRHDCFIGTAPLKDRYRVVKDCPCTRNDFECAYNFFRDKSGVCKLVKGLKPPDPKEVCDDDSDLIEYYETVAYRKIPMSTCQGGLQLDKQTKPRPCPGKEREFRRKYGAYDRIALFCWTILWIVFFALMYVVYVRGIRRNGGFSRFGEIRLGDDDLIEENRTDRVVNTIVRTGAFVFWGTINLAQLLRAESRGMFRGIRDRIVGRRAPSYSSLIHDHYLDEADNLLTGHDNDASNLAPFVDEVEFEVGDELSSQQELEDQVATENIDRYHDSDTDNEGGNSIDNSGNTGGLR